A window from Pseudomonas campi encodes these proteins:
- a CDS encoding LysR family transcriptional regulator, whose translation MNRNDLRRVDLNLLIVFETLMHERSVTRAAEKLFLGQPAISAALARLRSLFDDPLFVRTGRSMEPTARAGEIFALLSPALDSISTAVSRATDFDPATSKTVFRIGLSDDVEFALLPPLLRRLRGEAPGVVLVIRRANYLLMPGLLASGEISVGVGYTEELPANAKRKVLRRSSAKLLRADSVPGRMSLDDYCSRPHALVSFAGDLSGFIDEALEKIGRKRSVVLAVPQFNGLGTLLAGTDIVATVPDYTAAALTAAGGLRSEDLPVDAQTFELHMAWRGAQDNDPAERWLRSRIQMFCGDPDSLA comes from the coding sequence ATGAACCGCAACGACTTGCGTCGTGTTGACCTCAATTTGCTGATCGTTTTTGAAACGCTGATGCACGAGCGCAGTGTCACCCGCGCGGCGGAGAAGCTGTTTCTCGGCCAGCCGGCAATCAGTGCCGCGCTGGCCCGCCTGCGTAGCCTGTTCGACGATCCGCTGTTCGTCCGTACCGGCCGCAGCATGGAGCCGACCGCCCGCGCCGGCGAGATATTCGCCCTGCTCTCCCCGGCCCTCGACTCCATCTCCACCGCCGTCAGCCGGGCGACCGACTTCGATCCGGCGACCAGCAAGACGGTGTTTCGTATCGGCCTTTCCGACGATGTCGAGTTCGCCCTGCTGCCGCCTCTATTGCGTCGTCTGCGCGGCGAAGCGCCGGGCGTAGTGTTGGTGATTCGCCGCGCCAACTACCTGCTGATGCCGGGCTTGCTGGCTTCCGGGGAAATTTCCGTGGGCGTCGGCTACACCGAAGAGCTGCCGGCCAACGCCAAGCGCAAGGTGCTGCGCCGCAGTTCCGCCAAACTGCTACGCGCCGACAGCGTGCCGGGCCGCATGAGCCTGGACGACTATTGCAGCCGCCCGCATGCCCTGGTGTCGTTCGCCGGTGACCTCAGCGGCTTTATCGACGAGGCGCTGGAAAAAATCGGCCGCAAGCGCAGCGTGGTGCTGGCCGTGCCGCAGTTCAACGGCCTCGGCACCCTGCTCGCCGGCACCGATATCGTCGCCACCGTGCCCGACTACACCGCTGCCGCCCTCACCGCCGCCGGCGGCCTGCGTTCGGAAGACCTGCCGGTCGATGCGCAAACCTTCGAACTGCACATGGCCTGGCGCGGCGCCCAGGACAACGATCCGGCCGAGCGCTGGTTGCGTTCGCGGATCCAGATGTTCTGTGGTGACCCGGATAGCCTGGCCTGA
- the mexE gene encoding multidrug efflux RND transporter periplasmic adaptor subunit MexE, whose product MDRFPTPFLRYPLALAAILVLSACGKAPESAAQHPAAKVSVAEVIQQPINEWDEFTGRLEAPESVEVRPRVSGYIDRVAFREGSLVQKGDLLFQIDPRPFEAEVKRLQAQVQQARANQTRTDNEARRGERLRQSNAISAELADARSSAAAAAQANVAATQAELESAKLNLSFTRITAPIDGRVSRAEITEGNLVGAGQSLLTTLVSTDKVYAYFDADERVFLKYVELARQSGGQTRDASPVYLGLSSEDGNPHLGQLDFLDNQVNPQTGTIRGRAVFDNRDGRFTPGLYARLKLVGSGKYDATLIQDAAVGTDLGKKFVLVLDKDNAVQYRAIELGPKLEGLRIVRKGLAQGEKVVVNGLQRAFPGSTVDPQEVPMADEQTLAALASQRQAVDASATPRVAEKAAKPATAPRS is encoded by the coding sequence ATGGACCGGTTTCCTACCCCCTTCTTGCGCTACCCCCTGGCCCTCGCCGCAATCCTGGTGCTCAGCGCCTGCGGCAAGGCGCCGGAAAGCGCCGCCCAGCACCCGGCCGCCAAGGTCAGCGTGGCCGAAGTGATTCAGCAACCGATCAATGAGTGGGACGAGTTCACCGGTCGCCTGGAAGCTCCGGAGTCGGTGGAAGTGCGTCCGCGCGTGTCCGGCTACATCGACCGCGTGGCCTTCCGCGAAGGCAGCCTGGTGCAGAAAGGCGACCTGCTGTTCCAGATCGACCCGCGCCCGTTCGAGGCCGAGGTCAAGCGGCTGCAAGCGCAAGTACAGCAGGCCCGTGCCAACCAGACCCGCACCGACAACGAAGCCCGCCGCGGCGAGCGCCTGCGCCAGAGCAACGCGATCTCCGCCGAACTGGCCGATGCCCGAAGCAGTGCCGCTGCCGCAGCCCAAGCGAATGTCGCGGCAACCCAGGCCGAACTGGAGAGTGCCAAGCTCAACCTCAGCTTCACCCGTATCACCGCGCCCATCGACGGTCGCGTCAGCCGCGCCGAGATCACCGAAGGCAACCTGGTGGGTGCCGGCCAGTCGCTGCTGACCACCCTGGTCTCCACCGACAAGGTCTACGCCTATTTCGACGCCGACGAGCGCGTGTTCCTCAAGTACGTCGAGCTGGCCCGCCAGTCCGGCGGCCAGACCCGCGATGCCAGCCCGGTTTACCTCGGCCTGTCCAGCGAAGACGGCAACCCGCACCTCGGTCAGCTGGATTTTCTCGACAACCAGGTCAACCCGCAGACCGGCACCATCCGTGGCCGCGCCGTGTTCGACAACCGTGACGGCCGCTTCACCCCCGGCCTGTATGCACGGCTGAAACTGGTGGGCAGCGGCAAGTACGACGCCACGCTGATCCAGGACGCCGCGGTCGGCACCGACCTGGGCAAGAAGTTCGTCCTGGTCCTCGACAAGGACAACGCCGTGCAATACCGCGCCATCGAGCTGGGGCCGAAGCTGGAAGGCCTGCGCATCGTGCGCAAGGGCCTGGCCCAGGGCGAGAAGGTTGTGGTCAACGGCCTGCAGCGCGCCTTCCCCGGCTCGACGGTCGATCCGCAGGAAGTGCCCATGGCCGACGAGCAGACCCTCGCCGCCCTGGCCAGTCAACGCCAGGCCGTGGACGCCAGCGCCACCCCGCGCGTGGCCGAGAAAGCCGCCAAGCCCGCCACTGCGCCGCGCAGCTAA
- a CDS encoding efflux RND transporter permease subunit, translated as MNFSQFFIQRPIFAAVLSLLILIGGAISLFQLPISEYPEVVPPTVVVRAAFPGANPKVIGETVASPLEQAITGVEGMLYMSSQGTADGKLTLTITFALGTDLDNAQVQVQNRVTRTMPTLPTEVQRLGVTVDKASPDLTMVVHLTSPDDRYDMLYLSNYAALNVKDELARLDGVGDVQLFGLGNYSLRVWLDPNKVASRNLTASDVVNAIREQNRQVAAGSLGAPPSDAGNSFQLSINTQGRLVSEEEFENIIIRAGADGEITRLKDIARIELGSSQYALRSLLNNKPAVAIPVFQRPGSNAIEISDAVRGRMAELKQSFPQGVDYEIVYDPTIFVRGSIEAVVHTLLEAIVLVVLVVILFLQTWRASIIPLAAVPVSLIGTFAVMHMFGFSLNALSLFGLVLAIGIVVDDAIVVVENVERNIGLGKTPVEATKQAMKEVTGPIVATALVLCAVFVPTAFISGLTGQFYQQFALTIAISTVISAFNSLTLSPALAAVLLKSHDAPKDRFSKVLDKLFGGWLFTPFNRVFDRASHRYVGTVKRVLRGSGIALFVYAGLMGLTYLGFATTPSGFVPAQDKQYLVAFAQLPDAATLDRTEAVIKKMSEIAGKHPGVENTVAFPGLSINGFTNSPNSGIVFTPLKPFDERSDPSMSATAIAAELNAQFSEIQDAYIAIFPPPPVQGLGTIGGFRLQVQDRGNLGYDELYVQTQNVIAKARQLPELDPMSVFTSYQVNVPQIDAAIDREKAKTHGVAISDIFDTMQIYLGSLYANDFNRFGRTYQVNVQAEQQFRLEPEQIGQLKVRNNRGEMVPLSAFLKVSASSGPDRVMHYNGFLTAEINGAAAPGYSSGQAEAAMAKLLKEELPNGMSFEWTDLTYQQILAGNSAIFVFPLCVLLAFLVLAAQYESWSLPLAVILIVPMTLLSAITGVILAGGDNNIFTQIGLIVLVGLACKNAILIVEFAKEKQEEGMDRVSAVLEACRLRLRPILMTSFAFIMGVVPLVLSSGAGAEMRHAMGVAVFSGMLGVTFFGLLLTPVFYVLIRGFVEKREAQKAARLQEVHA; from the coding sequence ATGAATTTCTCGCAATTCTTTATCCAGCGGCCGATCTTCGCCGCTGTGCTGTCACTGCTGATCCTGATCGGCGGGGCCATCTCGCTGTTCCAGCTGCCGATCAGCGAATACCCGGAAGTGGTGCCGCCGACCGTGGTGGTGCGCGCCGCCTTCCCCGGCGCCAACCCCAAGGTGATCGGCGAAACCGTCGCCTCGCCGCTGGAACAGGCGATCACCGGGGTCGAGGGCATGCTCTATATGTCCTCCCAGGGCACTGCCGACGGCAAGCTGACCTTGACCATCACCTTTGCTCTGGGCACCGACCTGGACAACGCCCAGGTGCAGGTGCAGAACCGCGTAACCCGCACCATGCCGACCCTGCCCACCGAAGTGCAGCGGCTCGGCGTGACCGTCGACAAGGCCTCGCCCGACCTGACCATGGTTGTGCACCTGACCTCGCCGGACGACCGCTACGACATGCTTTACCTGTCCAACTACGCCGCGCTCAACGTCAAGGACGAACTGGCGCGCCTGGATGGCGTGGGTGATGTGCAGCTGTTCGGCCTGGGCAACTACTCGCTGCGCGTGTGGCTGGACCCGAACAAGGTGGCCTCGCGCAACCTCACCGCCAGCGATGTGGTCAACGCCATTCGTGAGCAGAACCGTCAGGTCGCCGCCGGTTCCCTCGGTGCGCCGCCTTCCGATGCCGGCAACAGCTTTCAGTTGTCGATCAACACCCAGGGCCGTCTGGTCAGCGAGGAAGAGTTCGAGAACATCATCATCCGCGCCGGTGCCGATGGCGAAATCACCCGCCTGAAGGACATCGCGCGGATCGAGCTGGGATCTAGCCAGTACGCCCTGCGTTCCTTGCTCAACAACAAGCCGGCGGTGGCCATCCCGGTGTTCCAGCGTCCCGGCTCCAACGCTATCGAGATTTCCGATGCGGTGCGTGGCCGCATGGCCGAACTGAAGCAGAGTTTCCCACAGGGCGTGGACTACGAAATCGTCTACGACCCGACCATCTTCGTGCGCGGCTCCATCGAGGCGGTGGTGCACACCCTGCTCGAAGCCATCGTGCTGGTGGTACTGGTAGTGATCCTGTTCCTGCAGACCTGGCGCGCCTCGATCATCCCGCTGGCCGCCGTGCCGGTATCCTTGATCGGCACCTTCGCCGTGATGCATATGTTCGGCTTCTCGCTCAACGCGCTGTCGCTGTTCGGCCTGGTGCTGGCCATCGGCATCGTGGTGGACGACGCCATCGTCGTGGTGGAAAACGTCGAACGCAATATCGGCCTGGGCAAGACCCCGGTGGAAGCCACCAAACAGGCGATGAAGGAAGTCACCGGGCCAATCGTCGCCACCGCCCTGGTGCTGTGCGCCGTGTTCGTGCCGACCGCCTTTATCTCTGGGCTTACCGGGCAGTTCTATCAGCAGTTCGCGCTGACCATCGCCATCTCCACGGTGATCTCGGCCTTCAACTCGCTGACCCTGTCCCCGGCCCTGGCCGCTGTGCTGCTGAAAAGTCACGACGCGCCGAAAGACCGCTTCTCCAAGGTGCTCGACAAGCTGTTTGGCGGCTGGTTGTTCACGCCGTTCAACCGGGTGTTCGACCGCGCCAGCCATCGCTACGTCGGCACGGTGAAACGCGTGCTACGCGGTAGCGGCATCGCCCTGTTCGTCTACGCCGGTTTGATGGGCCTGACCTACCTGGGCTTTGCCACCACGCCGAGCGGTTTCGTACCGGCGCAGGACAAGCAGTACCTGGTGGCCTTCGCCCAGCTGCCGGATGCGGCAACGCTTGATCGCACCGAAGCAGTGATCAAAAAGATGTCGGAAATCGCCGGCAAGCACCCCGGTGTGGAAAACACCGTGGCCTTCCCCGGCCTGTCGATCAACGGTTTCACCAACAGCCCGAACAGCGGCATCGTCTTCACCCCGCTCAAACCTTTTGATGAGCGCAGTGATCCGTCGATGAGCGCCACCGCCATTGCCGCCGAGCTGAACGCGCAGTTCAGCGAGATTCAGGACGCCTATATCGCCATCTTCCCGCCACCGCCGGTACAAGGCCTGGGCACCATCGGCGGCTTCCGCCTGCAGGTGCAGGACCGTGGCAACCTGGGTTACGACGAGCTGTACGTGCAGACCCAGAACGTCATCGCCAAGGCCCGTCAGCTGCCGGAGCTGGACCCGATGTCGGTGTTCACCAGTTATCAGGTGAATGTGCCGCAGATCGATGCCGCCATCGACCGCGAGAAGGCCAAGACCCATGGCGTGGCGATCAGCGACATCTTCGACACCATGCAGATCTACCTGGGCTCGCTGTACGCCAACGACTTCAACCGCTTTGGCCGTACCTATCAGGTCAACGTGCAGGCCGAACAGCAGTTCCGCCTGGAACCGGAGCAGATCGGCCAGCTCAAGGTGCGCAACAACCGCGGGGAAATGGTGCCGCTGTCGGCTTTCCTCAAGGTCAGCGCCAGTTCAGGTCCGGACCGGGTGATGCACTACAACGGCTTCCTCACCGCCGAGATCAACGGTGCCGCGGCGCCCGGCTACAGCTCCGGCCAGGCCGAAGCGGCGATGGCCAAGCTGCTCAAGGAAGAGCTGCCCAACGGCATGAGCTTCGAGTGGACCGACCTGACCTACCAGCAGATCCTCGCCGGCAACAGCGCGATCTTCGTCTTCCCGCTCTGCGTGCTGCTGGCCTTCCTGGTGCTGGCCGCCCAGTACGAAAGCTGGAGCCTGCCGCTGGCGGTGATCCTGATCGTGCCGATGACCCTGCTGTCGGCCATCACCGGGGTAATCCTGGCCGGTGGCGACAACAACATCTTCACCCAGATCGGCCTGATCGTACTGGTGGGCCTGGCGTGCAAGAACGCCATCCTGATCGTCGAGTTTGCCAAGGAAAAACAGGAAGAAGGCATGGACCGCGTCAGCGCGGTGCTGGAAGCCTGCCGCCTGCGTCTGCGGCCGATCCTGATGACCAGCTTCGCCTTCATCATGGGTGTGGTGCCGCTGGTGTTGTCTTCCGGTGCCGGCGCCGAGATGCGCCATGCCATGGGCGTCGCAGTATTCAGCGGCATGCTTGGGGTGACCTTCTTCGGCCTGCTGCTGACCCCGGTGTTCTATGTGCTGATTCGCGGCTTCGTGGAGAAGCGCGAAGCGCAGAAAGCCGCCCGCCTGCAGGAGGTACACGCATGA
- a CDS encoding efflux transporter outer membrane subunit, with protein sequence MKPLMPALLALAVSACAVGPDYQAPATEPAKLSSLEAGDYDRSRFEAVWWQQFDDPTLNQLVQQSLQENRELRVAFARLRAARSIRDDVANDQLPTVSSRASGEFGKAQQPGITEQRVKTERYDLGLDMAWELDLFGRIQRQLEASDAQIEVAEAELQQLQVSLIAELVDAYGDMRGAQLRERIARDNLKNQSQSRALTEQLRDAGIGSELDVLRSDARLAATEASLPQLQAEEARARNRIATLLGQRPERLTVDLSAKPLPVIAKALPIGDPGELLRRRPDIRAAERTLAASTANIGVATADLFPRVSLSGFLGFTAGRGSQLGASAAQAWGVAPTISWAAFDLGSVRARLRGAEAEADGALAGYEQQVLLALEESENAFSDYAKRQQRLLALVRQSQASRAAAEQAKVRYREGTVDFLVLLDAERERLAAEDAQAQAEVELYRGIVAIYKALGGGWQPQA encoded by the coding sequence ATGAAGCCGTTGATGCCCGCCCTGCTCGCCCTGGCAGTCAGTGCCTGCGCCGTCGGCCCCGACTACCAGGCCCCGGCCACCGAACCGGCCAAGCTGAGCAGCCTGGAAGCCGGCGACTATGACCGCAGTCGTTTCGAGGCGGTCTGGTGGCAGCAGTTCGATGACCCGACCCTGAACCAGCTGGTGCAGCAGTCGCTCCAGGAAAACCGCGAGCTGCGCGTGGCCTTCGCCCGCCTGCGCGCCGCCCGTTCGATTCGCGATGACGTGGCCAACGACCAGTTGCCCACCGTCTCCAGTCGCGCCAGCGGTGAATTCGGCAAGGCCCAGCAACCCGGGATTACCGAACAACGGGTGAAAACCGAGCGTTACGACCTGGGCCTGGACATGGCCTGGGAGCTCGACCTGTTCGGCCGCATCCAGCGCCAGCTGGAAGCCAGCGATGCGCAGATCGAAGTGGCCGAAGCCGAGCTGCAGCAACTGCAGGTGAGCCTGATCGCCGAACTGGTGGATGCCTACGGCGATATGCGCGGTGCGCAGCTCAGGGAGCGAATTGCCCGCGATAACCTGAAGAACCAGAGCCAGTCACGCGCACTCACCGAACAACTGCGCGACGCCGGTATCGGCAGCGAACTGGATGTACTGCGCAGTGACGCGCGCCTGGCTGCCACCGAAGCCAGCCTGCCGCAACTGCAGGCCGAGGAGGCACGGGCGCGCAACCGCATCGCCACCCTGCTCGGCCAGCGGCCGGAACGATTGACGGTAGACCTGTCGGCCAAACCGCTGCCGGTGATCGCCAAGGCCCTGCCGATTGGCGATCCAGGCGAGCTGCTGCGCCGCCGTCCGGATATCCGCGCGGCTGAACGCACGCTGGCTGCTTCCACGGCCAATATCGGCGTGGCTACCGCCGACCTGTTTCCACGGGTCAGCCTGTCCGGTTTTCTCGGTTTCACCGCCGGGCGTGGTTCGCAGCTGGGTGCTTCCGCCGCCCAGGCCTGGGGCGTGGCGCCGACCATCAGCTGGGCTGCATTTGATCTGGGCAGTGTGCGGGCCCGCCTGCGCGGCGCCGAAGCGGAGGCCGATGGCGCCCTGGCTGGTTACGAGCAGCAGGTGCTGCTGGCCCTGGAAGAGTCGGAAAACGCCTTCAGCGACTACGCCAAACGCCAACAGCGCCTGCTCGCCCTGGTGCGCCAGTCGCAAGCCAGCCGCGCCGCCGCCGAACAAGCCAAGGTGCGCTACCGCGAAGGTACGGTGGATTTTCTCGTGTTGCTCGACGCCGAACGCGAACGCCTGGCCGCCGAAGACGCCCAGGCCCAAGCCGAGGTCGAGCTGTACCGCGGCATCGTCGCCATCTACAAGGCGCTTGGCGGAGGTTGGCAGCCGCAAGCCTGA
- a CDS encoding LPXTG cell wall anchor domain-containing protein: MDAVKIVALVLIIAGALGLAYGGFSYTKETHNVDVGPLHMEVVEKQQVSIPTWAGLGAILVGGALLLIRRKG, encoded by the coding sequence ATGGACGCAGTCAAGATCGTCGCGCTAGTGCTGATAATCGCTGGAGCCTTGGGGCTCGCCTATGGTGGCTTCAGCTACACCAAGGAGACCCACAACGTCGACGTGGGCCCGTTGCATATGGAGGTCGTAGAGAAACAGCAGGTCAGTATCCCGACCTGGGCCGGCTTGGGCGCCATCCTGGTGGGCGGGGCTTTGCTGCTCATACGCAGGAAGGGCTGA
- a CDS encoding glycosyltransferase has translation MKVLIIGYVWPEPRSSAAGSRMIELIELFRAQDWAVTFASAAALSEHRADLAALDVPEVPITLNCDSFDTFVSALQPDLVLFDRFFSEEQFAWRVERACPQALRILETSDLHSLRDARQRLLKAAQQACSSEAEKHQQGAVSATAVELFNVMAMDDMAQREIAAIYRSDLTLLISDFEQQLLREQFGVPAALLHHCTLMLIPTATVQPSFAERAHFLSIGNFRHAPNWDAVLWLKQQLWPLIRQRLPQAQLHVYGSYTPPKATALQNPKQGFHVLGWADDAHAVMVQARVCLAPLRFGAGIKGKLADAMACGTPNVTTPIGSEGMAGELPWGGAVVKDAQTFADAAVALHEDQDLWLQAQANGARILAERFDRQQSGQALVERLLALRANLPAERRANFVGGMLRHHMLKSTQYMAQWIAAKNRGAPGTSPEPQDKSKL, from the coding sequence ATGAAAGTACTGATCATCGGCTATGTCTGGCCTGAGCCACGTTCCTCGGCGGCGGGCAGCCGGATGATCGAACTGATCGAGCTGTTCCGTGCCCAGGACTGGGCAGTGACCTTCGCCAGCGCGGCGGCCTTGTCCGAACACCGCGCCGACCTGGCCGCGCTCGACGTACCGGAAGTGCCGATCACCCTCAACTGCGACAGCTTCGATACCTTCGTCAGCGCGCTGCAGCCGGACCTGGTGCTGTTCGACCGTTTCTTCAGCGAGGAGCAGTTCGCCTGGCGGGTCGAGCGGGCCTGTCCGCAGGCCCTGCGCATCCTCGAAACCAGCGACCTGCACAGCCTGCGCGATGCCCGTCAGCGCCTGCTCAAGGCGGCGCAACAGGCCTGCAGCAGCGAAGCGGAAAAACACCAGCAAGGCGCCGTCAGCGCCACAGCCGTTGAGCTGTTCAACGTTATGGCCATGGACGACATGGCGCAGCGCGAGATCGCCGCCATCTACCGCAGCGACTTGACCCTGCTGATCTCCGATTTCGAGCAGCAGCTGCTGCGTGAACAGTTCGGCGTGCCCGCCGCCCTGCTTCACCACTGCACGCTGATGCTGATTCCCACGGCCACCGTGCAGCCGTCCTTCGCTGAGCGCGCGCACTTCCTCAGCATCGGCAACTTCCGCCATGCGCCCAACTGGGACGCGGTGCTGTGGCTCAAGCAGCAGCTCTGGCCGCTGATCCGCCAGCGTCTGCCGCAGGCGCAGCTGCATGTCTACGGCTCCTACACCCCGCCCAAGGCCACGGCCCTGCAAAACCCCAAGCAGGGTTTCCATGTACTGGGCTGGGCCGACGATGCCCATGCGGTGATGGTGCAGGCCCGCGTGTGCCTGGCGCCGCTGCGTTTCGGCGCCGGGATCAAGGGCAAACTGGCCGATGCCATGGCCTGCGGCACGCCCAACGTGACCACGCCGATCGGCAGCGAAGGCATGGCCGGCGAGCTGCCCTGGGGCGGCGCGGTGGTGAAGGATGCCCAGACCTTTGCCGATGCCGCCGTGGCGCTGCACGAGGATCAGGACCTGTGGTTGCAGGCCCAGGCCAATGGCGCGCGCATCCTGGCCGAACGCTTCGACCGCCAGCAGTCCGGCCAGGCGCTGGTCGAGCGCCTGCTGGCCCTGCGCGCCAATCTGCCGGCCGAGCGCCGCGCCAACTTCGTCGGTGGCATGCTGCGCCACCATATGCTCAAGAGCACCCAGTACATGGCGCAGTGGATTGCGGCAAAAAATCGCGGTGCGCCAGGCACTTCGCCGGAACCGCAGGATAAATCTAAGCTGTAG
- a CDS encoding helix-turn-helix domain-containing protein, with translation MTLIPIRDAADIGTLARDLRRQQGLRQDDLAAIIGASHVFLRDVEQGKGTVQLGKLLRLLDELGVRIHLEVPDSLDGQSA, from the coding sequence ATGACCCTGATTCCCATCCGCGACGCAGCCGATATCGGCACCCTGGCCCGCGACCTGCGCCGCCAGCAGGGCCTGCGCCAGGACGACCTGGCGGCCATCATCGGTGCCAGCCACGTGTTCCTGCGTGACGTCGAACAAGGCAAAGGCACCGTTCAGCTCGGCAAGTTGCTGCGCCTGCTCGATGAACTGGGGGTACGCATCCACCTGGAAGTGCCGGATAGCCTGGACGGGCAATCCGCATGA
- a CDS encoding HipA domain-containing protein encodes MRQLQLWLNEHVVGLLEEQDNLWQLSYDPQWLAASRSFDLSPQLPRSLGSIRDGGSQRPVQWFFDNLLPEEQARTLLAQDAQVEVADAFGLLAYYGAESAGALTLLPPGQPLPAGALQPLAEPTLAQRISALPRVSLGQAAPKRMSLAGAQHKLAIVLQGNQLLEPVGHAPSTHILKPDHPDSDNYPHSAANEWFVMSIARAVKLPVPAVELRRVPQSVYLVQRFDRELADGQLRRRHVLDACQLLSLDRLYKYRMATLETLQRLVELCRSKALSRQLLFRWALFNALLGNNDAHLKNLSFFVGAQGVELTPHYDLLSTSVYARDNAWGAAELSWPMGQARRFAELRRADVLAFGEVLGLPAKIGQRLLDALLAALPAAAEQQLQQALELRLSAGELRLLRQIRHGVLADMLAQLG; translated from the coding sequence ATGAGGCAGTTGCAACTGTGGCTGAACGAGCACGTCGTCGGCCTGCTGGAGGAGCAGGACAACCTCTGGCAGCTCAGTTATGACCCGCAGTGGCTGGCCGCTAGCCGCAGCTTCGACCTGTCCCCGCAACTGCCGCGCAGCCTGGGCAGCATCCGCGATGGGGGCAGCCAGCGACCGGTGCAGTGGTTCTTCGACAATCTGCTGCCGGAAGAACAGGCCCGCACCCTGCTGGCCCAGGATGCACAGGTCGAGGTGGCCGATGCGTTTGGTCTGCTGGCCTATTACGGGGCCGAATCGGCCGGCGCGCTGACCCTCCTGCCGCCGGGCCAACCCTTGCCTGCAGGCGCCTTGCAGCCGCTGGCCGAACCGACACTGGCGCAGCGCATCAGCGCCTTGCCACGGGTGTCGCTCGGCCAGGCCGCGCCCAAACGCATGTCCCTGGCGGGAGCGCAGCACAAGCTGGCCATCGTGCTGCAGGGCAATCAGTTGCTGGAGCCGGTGGGCCATGCGCCCTCTACCCACATCCTCAAGCCCGACCATCCGGACAGCGACAATTACCCGCACAGCGCCGCCAACGAGTGGTTCGTGATGTCCATTGCGCGGGCGGTGAAGCTGCCGGTGCCCGCTGTCGAACTGCGCCGGGTGCCGCAATCGGTGTACCTGGTGCAGCGCTTCGACCGCGAACTGGCCGATGGCCAGTTGCGCCGCCGGCATGTGCTGGACGCCTGCCAGCTGCTGTCCCTGGACCGCCTCTACAAGTACCGCATGGCCACCCTGGAAACCTTGCAGCGCCTGGTCGAGCTGTGTCGCAGCAAGGCACTGAGCCGCCAGTTGCTGTTCCGCTGGGCCCTGTTCAATGCCCTGCTCGGCAATAACGATGCACACCTGAAAAACCTGTCGTTCTTCGTCGGTGCCCAGGGCGTGGAGCTCACCCCGCATTACGACCTGCTCAGCACCAGTGTCTACGCACGGGACAATGCCTGGGGCGCGGCCGAACTGTCCTGGCCCATGGGCCAGGCCCGGCGCTTTGCCGAACTGCGCCGGGCCGACGTGCTGGCGTTTGGCGAAGTGCTCGGTCTGCCGGCAAAGATCGGCCAGCGCCTGCTCGATGCACTGCTCGCCGCCCTGCCCGCCGCCGCCGAGCAGCAGCTACAGCAGGCCCTGGAATTGCGCCTGAGCGCGGGCGAGTTGCGCCTGTTGCGACAGATCCGCCATGGCGTGCTGGCGGACATGCTGGCGCAACTGGGCTGA
- a CDS encoding DUF4440 domain-containing protein produces the protein MKQLLLALMMLVVPVAHAANRLSEDNIRAMYAELTAAAQAQDIEGVLRHMSEDARVQIEDRSGNLDMDMTMYRDLLKQGWGAIDGYQVTVSIESIDVAADGQSATVIDRTQESYQAQGQTMQTSTRETATLRLVDGEPKISLIEAVVQP, from the coding sequence ATGAAACAGCTACTTCTCGCGCTAATGATGCTGGTCGTGCCGGTGGCCCACGCCGCCAACAGGCTTAGCGAAGACAACATCCGCGCCATGTACGCCGAACTGACGGCAGCCGCACAGGCCCAGGATATCGAAGGAGTTCTGCGCCATATGAGCGAGGATGCCCGCGTGCAGATCGAGGACCGCAGCGGCAACCTGGATATGGACATGACCATGTATCGCGACCTGCTGAAGCAGGGCTGGGGCGCGATCGACGGATACCAGGTGACGGTCAGCATCGAAAGCATCGACGTGGCTGCCGACGGGCAAAGCGCCACGGTGATCGACCGGACGCAGGAGTCCTACCAGGCGCAAGGTCAGACCATGCAGACCAGCACCCGGGAAACCGCCACCCTGCGCCTGGTTGATGGCGAGCCGAAGATCAGTCTGATCGAGGCAGTGGTGCAGCCATAA